The following are encoded together in the Coleofasciculus sp. FACHB-T130 genome:
- a CDS encoding DUF4157 domain-containing protein, with protein MATRSHDPQKAPQNSTFVPVNSQFKPRPFPVQEKPQTHETPDIQAQMESAQRFGHNFANISISAPNSSTPPPIQPKLTIGEPGDKYEQEADKTAAEVVQRLHAPMPSYGRDLSQPESQLAQTIKAGMVQSSNAMHQQGIPNHQNKLMRKLDVPTLQREVMPEEEEEKELQMKPMIQCQSSEDGKPASPDLEASIQQARGSGQPLAQSILEPMEQAFGADFSGVKIHTDAQSNQLNRSIQAKAFTTGQDIFFREGAYEPGSRGGQELIAHELTHVVQQNGSAVQRSLQPQQKSVIQRQGDQSPAQSTAGFSGDVAGDLDKLYKQAEEAQPELYEKVTQIASETSGVAKLPQALKGRERAMEKTMADYKGDVSKLVDIARGSIVYKSFPDLMGGLDVCNRNLTLVREKNRFAQPTPAGYRDILLNVQLSNGHIAELQLHLTQILEVKSGAGHKIYEEVRKIEAAAQTADRALSSEEKAKIDQLNAEAKALYDQALANAGG; from the coding sequence ATGGCAACGCGATCGCACGACCCCCAAAAAGCTCCGCAAAATTCTACTTTCGTACCAGTTAACAGCCAGTTTAAGCCGCGCCCTTTCCCGGTTCAGGAGAAACCCCAAACTCACGAAACACCAGATATACAGGCACAGATGGAAAGTGCCCAGCGCTTTGGTCACAATTTTGCAAATATCTCTATATCTGCTCCTAACAGCTCAACACCGCCACCGATTCAACCGAAACTCACGATTGGAGAGCCAGGAGATAAATACGAACAGGAAGCAGACAAGACAGCAGCAGAAGTGGTGCAGCGGCTTCATGCACCCATGCCGAGTTATGGAAGGGATCTTAGCCAGCCCGAAAGTCAGTTGGCTCAAACCATAAAAGCTGGCATGGTGCAAAGCTCCAACGCGATGCATCAACAGGGAATCCCGAATCATCAAAACAAATTGATGAGAAAGTTGGATGTACCCACCCTGCAACGCGAGGTGATGCCAGAAGAGGAAGAAGAAAAAGAACTCCAGATGAAGCCGATGATACAGTGTCAGTCTAGTGAGGATGGCAAACCCGCCTCACCGGATCTTGAAGCAAGCATCCAACAGGCACGAGGAAGCGGACAGCCACTGGCACAGAGCATCCTGGAACCGATGGAGCAGGCATTTGGGGCTGACTTCAGTGGGGTGAAGATTCATACGGATGCTCAATCTAACCAGCTGAATCGCTCAATCCAGGCAAAGGCATTTACGACTGGGCAAGATATTTTCTTCCGGGAGGGAGCGTATGAACCGGGAAGCCGGGGTGGGCAGGAGTTGATTGCCCATGAACTGACTCATGTTGTTCAGCAGAATGGCAGTGCAGTGCAGCGATCGCTGCAACCGCAGCAAAAGTCCGTTATTCAGCGCCAAGGCGATCAAAGTCCTGCACAGTCAACAGCAGGATTTAGTGGAGATGTGGCAGGAGATTTAGACAAACTCTACAAACAAGCAGAAGAAGCTCAACCGGAACTGTACGAAAAAGTCACTCAAATTGCCAGTGAGACATCTGGAGTAGCAAAGCTACCTCAAGCCTTAAAAGGGCGAGAACGAGCAATGGAGAAAACAATGGCTGATTACAAGGGGGATGTTTCTAAATTAGTAGATATTGCACGCGGTTCTATAGTTTACAAGTCATTTCCTGACTTAATGGGTGGGCTAGATGTCTGCAATAGAAATTTAACGCTGGTGCGAGAAAAGAATCGCTTTGCACAACCTACCCCAGCTGGCTATCGCGATATTCTTCTAAACGTTCAGCTATCAAATGGTCATATTGCGGAATTGCAACTCCATCTAACCCAAATTCTAGAGGTTAAGTCAGGTGCAGGGCATAAAATATACGAAGAGGTTCGGAAAATAGAGGCAGCAGCTCAAACAGCCGATCGGGCTTTAAGCTCAGAAGAAAAAGCAAAAATTGATCAGCTTAATGCAGAAGCAAAAGCACTTTACGATCAGGCTTTAGCTAACGCGGGTGGATGA
- a CDS encoding pentapeptide repeat-containing protein, whose product MAKNNIDFKTNPTGIEIETRLKNRTNKQQLDLLKQGVKAWNEERQQNPQIRADLKMANLKRANLSTANLSGADLSLVNFSGANLTSANLSGANLSRANLSGADLRWADLSGALLDGTDLNGALLSAANLSKAKFNKTNLKGTVLSGSNLSNSEISEANFSGADLRWANLRRAVVSVADFRKTDLRWANLSEAQVVRTNLEGANLEECSICGISTLGLKLKGAKQLSLAITSGSEPAIAVDNLEVAEFISRLLNTQKIPDFNNTISSKVILVLGRCTQERKPILDALRKYNYLPVVIDCETSTDKDLTETISTLAQISRFIIADLTDPRSIPQELHAIIPNLQSVPVQPLLHTSAQKEYAMFEDFQRYPWVLETYWYNAFEEAIASFKNKVIVPAEAKARALLGG is encoded by the coding sequence ATGGCAAAAAACAACATAGATTTTAAAACAAACCCGACAGGAATTGAGATTGAAACCCGGTTGAAAAATCGGACAAATAAGCAACAATTGGATCTGCTCAAACAAGGAGTGAAAGCCTGGAATGAGGAAAGACAACAGAATCCTCAAATCCGAGCAGACCTAAAGATGGCTAACCTTAAACGAGCCAACCTCAGCACAGCCAATCTCAGTGGGGCAGACCTCTCCTTAGTCAACTTCAGCGGGGCTAATCTGACCTCGGCTAACCTGAGCGGAGCCAACCTCAGTAGAGCCAACCTCAGCGGGGCAGACTTGAGATGGGCAGACCTCAGCGGCGCACTCCTAGATGGGACAGACCTCAATGGCGCACTCCTAAGTGCTGCCAATCTCAGCAAGGCAAAATTCAACAAAACCAACTTAAAAGGGACAGTCCTGAGCGGAAGCAACTTGAGCAATTCAGAAATCAGTGAAGCCAACTTCAGTGGGGCAGACCTGAGATGGGCAAACCTGAGACGAGCAGTTGTCAGCGTGGCAGACTTCCGCAAGACAGACCTGAGATGGGCAAACTTGAGTGAGGCTCAAGTGGTGCGGACAAATTTAGAGGGAGCCAACCTTGAGGAGTGTTCAATTTGTGGAATTTCCACTTTGGGATTAAAACTGAAGGGAGCCAAGCAGTTGAGTCTAGCCATCACTTCTGGCAGTGAACCCGCGATCGCAGTGGACAATCTGGAAGTTGCCGAGTTTATCAGTCGGCTGCTCAACACTCAAAAAATCCCCGATTTCAATAACACTATCTCTTCTAAAGTCATACTGGTTCTAGGTCGCTGCACCCAGGAGCGCAAGCCCATCTTGGATGCACTTCGCAAATATAACTATTTGCCAGTGGTTATAGACTGCGAGACATCGACAGATAAAGACCTGACGGAAACCATCTCGACGCTGGCTCAAATTTCGCGGTTCATCATTGCCGATCTCACCGATCCTAGAAGTATTCCTCAAGAATTGCACGCCATTATTCCCAATCTGCAATCGGTGCCAGTGCAGCCATTACTACATACTTCAGCCCAGAAAGAATACGCGATGTTTGAAGATTTCCAACGCTATCCTTGGGTATTGGAAACATATTGGTATAACGCTTTTGAGGAAGCGATCGCCTCTTTTAAGAACAAAGTCATTGTCCCTGCTGAAGCGAAGGCAAGGGCTTTATTAGGCGGTTGA
- a CDS encoding pentapeptide repeat-containing protein produces MANKQQRALLKQGVEAWNKWRKLSPGIPPNLIGVDLRQEDLGGVNLAGASLCSADLSGANLMQASLHRTDLRGADLRGASLSKADLSEADITEANLSEAYLFEANLSRVNLEGADMHWVYLGKADLSGANLVGANLREVDMRGANLIGANLREADLFKANLIGADLQGADLRGTNLGEANLMGARLLKTNFENANLEGCLVYGISSWGLKLEGANQSNLVITPPDYPAIALDNLEVATFMYLLLNHQKIREVFPSIASNIVPILGSFKADGRKDFLEGLRNALRQHDYLPLSVELEKAATPELAEAISTVVGMAKFMIVDFTDASSIPQELLKILQGIPLVPVQPLVQVDSVDSKEVAVLKEFQEYPYAQPIYQYQNLEDAIASVEEKIIAPAEAKANDLLSGR; encoded by the coding sequence ATGGCAAACAAGCAACAGCGAGCTTTACTCAAGCAAGGAGTAGAAGCTTGGAATAAGTGGCGTAAATTGAGTCCGGGAATCCCGCCAAATTTAATTGGAGTCGATTTACGCCAGGAAGATTTGGGTGGAGTTAACCTGGCGGGGGCGTCTCTGTGCAGTGCTGACCTGAGTGGAGCCAATCTGATGCAGGCATCTCTGCATCGAACAGACCTTCGGGGTGCGGATTTGAGGGGAGCATCCCTGAGTAAAGCGGACTTGTCAGAGGCAGATATCACTGAAGCTAATCTCAGCGAAGCCTACCTCTTTGAGGCGAACCTGAGCCGAGTAAACCTTGAAGGTGCAGATATGCACTGGGTCTACCTGGGTAAAGCTGATTTGTCTGGGGCGAATTTGGTTGGGGCGAACCTTAGAGAGGTAGATATGCGGGGAGCCAATCTAATCGGGGCGAACCTCCGCGAGGCGGATTTGTTTAAAGCGAATCTAATTGGGGCGGATTTACAAGGAGCCGATCTGCGCGGGACGAATTTGGGTGAGGCTAACTTAATGGGGGCAAGGTTGCTCAAGACTAACTTTGAGAATGCAAACCTAGAGGGTTGTTTAGTTTATGGGATTTCGTCTTGGGGGTTAAAGTTGGAAGGAGCCAACCAGTCAAATTTGGTGATTACTCCGCCAGATTATCCAGCGATCGCACTGGATAATCTGGAAGTGGCGACATTTATGTACTTGTTGCTGAATCACCAGAAAATCCGCGAGGTTTTTCCCTCAATAGCCTCCAATATCGTGCCGATCTTGGGCAGTTTCAAAGCAGATGGGCGGAAAGATTTTCTGGAGGGGCTTCGCAATGCCCTTCGCCAACATGACTATTTGCCTTTGTCGGTGGAGTTGGAAAAAGCAGCGACGCCGGAACTTGCAGAAGCAATCTCCACCGTAGTTGGGATGGCGAAGTTTATGATTGTGGATTTCACGGACGCTAGCAGCATCCCCCAAGAATTACTGAAAATTCTCCAGGGTATCCCTTTGGTGCCGGTGCAACCGTTAGTGCAAGTGGATAGCGTGGATAGCAAAGAGGTAGCTGTGTTGAAGGAGTTTCAGGAATATCCTTACGCTCAACCCATTTACCAGTATCAGAATCTTGAAGATGCGATCGCTTCTGTAGAAGAAAAAATTATTGCCCCTGCTGAGGCAAAGGCGAATGATTTACTGAGCGGACGTTAG
- the cbiD gene encoding cobalt-precorrin-5B (C(1))-methyltransferase CbiD, whose protein sequence is MICPQPRSGYTLPVFACAAAVAALRWLQQGASPLDAVPVDLIEPAETVLIPIEQVAGIGEGMALAIARSDPGDNLDLTRNTPVWALVEIKNQGLKINNEQKEFLDPPPSVTIKGGEGIGRLVSADDQPAIYRYAQRLIRENLERMLEPDEKIQVTIILPEGRKLAQRTSNEAFGVVEGLSLLGTSGISQPLSAPGQLEAFREELQQKANCFDCLVFCIGENGLDLAQRLGINPERMIKTANWLGPLLASSGVQKVKNILLFGYHGKLMKLAGGIFHTHHHLADGRQEILTAHCANLGLPTPVLQAVLKSATAEDALKYLRQLDAAGSTDWVGQVYGAIAQSIDKRSHDYIRTHSEQLVTVGSVLFDRDRQIIVKSKTGTSLLYQVC, encoded by the coding sequence ATGATCTGTCCCCAACCCCGGTCTGGATATACATTGCCCGTGTTTGCCTGTGCCGCTGCTGTTGCCGCCTTGCGCTGGTTGCAGCAAGGAGCGTCACCGTTGGACGCCGTGCCAGTGGATTTAATTGAACCCGCCGAAACGGTGTTGATTCCGATTGAGCAGGTTGCCGGTATCGGTGAAGGGATGGCGTTAGCGATCGCTCGTAGCGATCCTGGCGATAACCTTGACCTTACCCGCAACACGCCAGTCTGGGCGCTGGTAGAAATTAAAAATCAAGGATTAAAAATTAATAATGAACAAAAAGAGTTTTTAGATCCTCCGCCCTCAGTCACGATCAAAGGCGGTGAAGGGATCGGGCGTTTGGTGAGTGCTGACGATCAACCTGCTATTTATCGTTATGCTCAGCGGCTGATCCGAGAGAATTTGGAGCGGATGCTGGAACCTGACGAGAAAATCCAGGTGACGATTATTTTGCCAGAAGGGCGTAAACTCGCTCAACGCACCTCAAATGAAGCCTTTGGGGTTGTGGAAGGACTCTCCTTACTCGGAACAAGCGGCATTTCCCAACCGCTGAGTGCCCCCGGACAACTGGAGGCTTTCCGAGAGGAACTGCAACAGAAGGCTAACTGTTTTGATTGTTTGGTGTTTTGTATCGGGGAAAATGGCTTAGATTTAGCCCAGCGGTTGGGAATCAATCCAGAAAGAATGATTAAGACAGCGAATTGGCTGGGACCATTGCTAGCATCATCAGGAGTGCAAAAAGTCAAGAATATCTTATTATTTGGCTACCACGGAAAATTGATGAAACTTGCGGGTGGGATTTTTCACACCCATCATCACTTGGCAGATGGACGTCAGGAAATTTTGACCGCTCATTGTGCGAATCTCGGTTTACCAACGCCGGTATTGCAGGCAGTTTTGAAGAGTGCCACTGCTGAAGACGCCTTGAAATACCTGCGCCAATTGGATGCAGCAGGTAGTACCGATTGGGTGGGGCAAGTTTATGGCGCGATCGCTCAAAGCATTGACAAGCGATCGCACGATTACATCCGCACTCACAGCGAACAACTCGTTACGGTCGGTTCCGTCCTGTTTGACCGCGATCGCCAAATTATCGTTAAAAGTAAAACAGGTACCTCGTTACTGTATCAAGTGTGTTAG